Part of the Cottoperca gobio chromosome 1, fCotGob3.1, whole genome shotgun sequence genome, TAAGATAGCGGAAATATTttccacatgttttacaagaatatggcttctctcctgtgtgaattCTCATGTGGCCTTTCAAGATACTACGAATTCTGAAAACTTTCCCACATGTTTggcatgcaaacggcttctcacctgtgtggattctcatgtggTCTTTCAAGTCACCATTATATCGGAAATATTttccacatgttttacaagagtATGACTTCTCATCTGTGTGGACACTACTGTGAGTTTTCAATTCTGATGTTCGACcaaatcttttcccacatgttttgcaagaatatggattctcacctgtgtgggttctcagaTGTCTCTTCAGTGATGAATTATTCTGAAagtcttttccacatgtgtcacattttaaaggcagtttacctgtgtgagtatcacagtgcatctctgacaggttagggttgtctacattgttagTGTGACTTGTGCTTTCGTGATGTAGATTCTGTAGATTTAGCTCTGCAttagttgagcctgagtctccaaGCTTGTCTtctttctgatcttggctctcagctacatgagagttgtgagagaggagctggtggtcactttcctcatcagtaggagtcaacgtaaaggtatcagtctcctgcttcagtacaagctgctctccctcctgactggtgcagagttcctcctgctcctctttaatctgtggaggctctgggtcctcttggcccagactggagttcctctcctgaacacagagctgctggtcagagagaacctcctcctccttacagacatgttgctgtgggagctctggagggacagagaacaaaggaATAGGATAATACTGCAGACATGCGAGCAAATTAGTACCAGTAACGTgatatattaaaacacatgacgctaaatataaatcaaattcCTCTGTTTTGTGTTATAACGTTT contains:
- the LOC115013939 gene encoding gastrula zinc finger protein XlCGF67.1-like, which translates into the protein MHCDTHTGKLPLKCDTCGKDFQNNSSLKRHLRTHTGENPYSCKTCGKRFGRTSELKTHSSVHTDEKSYSCKTCGKYFRYNGDLKDHMRIHTGEKPFACQTCGKVFRIRSILKGHMRIHTGEKPYSCKTCGKYFRYLSHLTRHIRIHTGEKPYFCKMCGKQFHRNSYLKSHMRTHAGGEAASLQH